In a single window of the Gammaproteobacteria bacterium genome:
- a CDS encoding CoA transferase, with amino-acid sequence MLPLTDLRILDLTTVIFGPYTTQMLGDFGADVIKIEHPDGDLTRHLGPGRSPGMSSLYLGCNRNKRSVILDLKREPAKRALWRLIESADAIVHNVRPQKMAALGFAPDPVMACNSKIVYGGLHGYWEDGPYGGRPAFDDVIQGESGIAGTFMARDGEPELMPTIVADKTAALLASTGLIAALLQRFRTDKGVYLETSMFEGMVAYTLLEHQHGTIFDPKATGAGYPRALSPSRRPHRTSDGYICMLAYTDDQWHRFWSLADKAELVTDPRFDSLSNRSNNIDVLYSLAGEVLTTRSTKEWLDVLGDADIPAGPVNRLDDLRDDPHLKATGFFRSYEHPSEGRLEILDTAFRFNRQALPVRLHQPRLGEHSRQVLDEAGFSDSEMDEILDL; translated from the coding sequence ATGTTGCCACTGACAGATCTTCGTATTCTTGATTTGACTACGGTCATTTTTGGGCCATACACGACGCAGATGCTGGGTGATTTTGGAGCTGATGTCATCAAGATCGAACACCCCGATGGTGATCTGACCCGGCATCTGGGGCCAGGCCGAAGTCCGGGTATGTCTTCACTTTATCTGGGTTGTAACCGGAATAAGCGTAGTGTGATTCTGGACCTCAAGCGAGAACCGGCAAAGCGCGCATTGTGGCGACTGATCGAGAGCGCAGACGCAATCGTTCATAACGTCAGGCCGCAGAAAATGGCTGCTTTGGGATTTGCGCCAGATCCCGTCATGGCTTGCAATTCCAAGATCGTCTATGGCGGCTTGCATGGTTACTGGGAAGATGGACCTTATGGAGGACGACCTGCTTTTGATGATGTGATACAGGGCGAATCTGGCATTGCAGGTACTTTCATGGCTCGAGATGGTGAGCCGGAGCTGATGCCGACCATCGTTGCGGATAAAACTGCAGCGCTACTGGCCAGTACCGGGTTGATCGCAGCGTTGCTTCAACGGTTTCGCACGGATAAGGGAGTTTATCTGGAAACTTCGATGTTTGAGGGTATGGTGGCCTATACACTACTCGAACATCAGCACGGCACGATATTCGACCCGAAGGCGACGGGCGCAGGTTACCCACGGGCCTTGTCACCATCCCGCAGGCCTCATCGCACTTCCGATGGTTATATCTGTATGCTTGCGTATACCGACGACCAGTGGCATCGCTTCTGGTCTCTGGCAGACAAGGCCGAACTGGTGACAGATCCCCGATTCGATTCTCTGTCAAACCGCTCAAACAACATCGACGTGCTTTACAGCCTGGCCGGAGAGGTTCTCACTACTCGCAGCACGAAGGAATGGCTGGATGTACTGGGAGACGCCGACATTCCGGCTGGACCGGTGAACCGACTCGATGACTTGAGAGATGATCCTCATCTTAAAGCCACTGGATTTTTTAGATCCTATGAACATCCCAGCGAAGGGCGTCTGGAGATACTCGACACGGCGTTTCGATTTAACCGACAAGCGCTACCGGTTCGACTGCATCAGCCGAGACTGGGTGAGCACAGCCGCCAAGTTTTGGATGAGGCGGGTTTTTCTGACTCAGAGATGGACGAGATCCTCGACCTCTAG
- a CDS encoding enoyl-CoA hydratase has protein sequence MKQSPENSKQTGVVLLTENGDGITTVTLNRPNQYNALSEQVLTDMQLLLDQLSERHDVKVVVIASTGDAFCTGHDLKEMRATPDKDYYQDLFSRCSEMMMTMVRMPQTVITRVHGTATAAGCQLVANSDLAVASSTARFAVSGVNLGLFCSTPGVALSRNLSRKRAYEMLMTGEFIDAPTALEFGLVNRVVVPEALDKTVMALAQNIARKPAQTLRLGKSLFYRQLEHSLEQAYHDAGETMACNMMFEDAGEGIDAFIEKREPDWSNS, from the coding sequence ATGAAACAATCACCTGAAAATTCTAAACAGACTGGTGTTGTATTGTTGACAGAAAATGGTGATGGCATCACCACAGTCACGCTCAATCGTCCAAACCAGTATAACGCCTTGTCAGAACAGGTGTTGACCGACATGCAGTTGCTACTCGACCAGCTAAGCGAAAGGCATGACGTCAAGGTGGTTGTTATCGCAAGCACCGGGGATGCTTTCTGTACCGGCCATGACCTTAAAGAAATGCGGGCGACACCAGACAAGGACTACTACCAGGATCTTTTCAGCCGCTGCAGCGAAATGATGATGACTATGGTCCGAATGCCGCAAACGGTCATCACCCGAGTCCATGGTACTGCGACCGCCGCCGGCTGCCAGTTGGTCGCAAACAGTGACCTCGCCGTTGCCTCGAGCACCGCACGATTCGCAGTCTCAGGAGTTAACCTTGGCCTGTTTTGTTCAACACCCGGTGTTGCGCTGAGCCGTAACTTGTCCCGGAAGCGGGCATATGAAATGTTGATGACTGGAGAATTCATCGATGCGCCGACCGCACTTGAATTTGGACTGGTCAATCGCGTTGTAGTACCCGAGGCACTGGACAAAACCGTGATGGCGCTTGCGCAAAACATCGCACGAAAACCGGCGCAAACACTTCGGCTCGGAAAGTCTTTGTTCTACCGGCAGCTTGAACATTCCCTAGAGCAAGCGTATCACGATGCGGGTGAGACCATGGCCTGCAATATGATGTTTGAAGATGCAGGCGAAGGCATCGATGCCTTCATCGAGAAACGCGAACCTGACTGGTCAAACTCCTAA
- a CDS encoding PaaI family thioesterase, which yields MTAVTVQEIELLTLESLPFAVDYGFRVDSLGSGTAAVHAPYKESFLRPGGTISGPVIMGLADYALYVAILTKIGLVELAVTTNLNINFLRRPEPGDLLAVASVIKIGKRLAVGEIEVYVDGKESMIAHATSTYSIPPITAKPGPQTQTH from the coding sequence ATGACCGCTGTCACCGTTCAAGAAATTGAATTGCTGACGCTGGAATCGTTGCCATTCGCTGTTGATTATGGCTTCAGAGTCGATTCACTAGGATCGGGAACTGCGGCCGTACACGCACCCTATAAAGAATCATTCCTTAGACCTGGCGGAACGATTTCTGGACCAGTGATTATGGGTCTGGCCGATTATGCGTTGTACGTCGCTATTCTGACTAAGATCGGTCTTGTCGAACTCGCAGTTACTACCAATCTTAATATTAATTTTCTACGACGACCTGAACCAGGTGATCTGCTAGCAGTAGCCAGTGTGATCAAGATCGGGAAACGACTTGCGGTGGGGGAAATTGAGGTCTACGTGGATGGAAAAGAGAGTATGATCGCTCATGCCACTTCAACTTATTCGATACCCCCGATAACAGCCAAGCCTGGACCACAGACGCAGACCCATTGA
- a CDS encoding O-succinylhomoserine sulfhydrylase encodes MKHSYDTTAAIRAGQVRTGENEHSDPLFLTSSFVFSSAADAAEKFSGNASGNVYSRFSNPTVRAFETRLAQLENATYCLATASGMSAILLLALALLKSGDHVVVAKSVFGSTVTLFSNVLSRFGITMDFVDITDLDQWAEVLTHQTRLLFIETPSNPLMEIGDIAALAELAHQNGSILVVDNAYCTPALQCPILLGADVVVHSATKYLDGQGRCIGGALVTANKKLQESFFSALRSAGPAMSPFNAWVFHKGLETLQLRMKAHSENAMKVAQWLTQHPAVDRVYYPGLKVHPGHHLAKKQQSAFGGVLSFEVRGTRDHAWRVIDSTKWLSITANLGDVKTTITHPATTTHARITDAQRAAAGIHDNLLRISVGLENPTDIIDDLSLGLSDH; translated from the coding sequence ATGAAACATTCCTACGACACCACGGCAGCAATCAGGGCAGGGCAGGTTCGAACCGGGGAAAACGAGCACAGTGACCCTCTTTTTCTTACTTCGAGTTTTGTGTTTTCTAGCGCAGCAGACGCAGCAGAAAAATTCTCCGGCAACGCGTCAGGGAATGTGTACTCACGCTTTTCTAACCCAACTGTCAGGGCATTCGAGACGCGGCTCGCCCAGTTGGAGAATGCAACTTATTGCCTTGCAACTGCCTCTGGTATGTCTGCGATTCTGCTTCTGGCTTTGGCATTGTTGAAATCGGGTGACCATGTTGTAGTCGCAAAGAGTGTATTTGGGAGTACAGTGACGCTGTTTTCCAACGTTCTGTCGCGATTCGGTATCACGATGGACTTCGTAGATATCACTGATTTAGATCAATGGGCCGAAGTCCTTACGCACCAAACCCGATTGTTGTTCATTGAAACCCCGTCGAATCCGTTAATGGAAATAGGCGACATTGCAGCATTAGCTGAATTGGCGCATCAGAATGGTTCGATACTCGTAGTGGACAATGCTTACTGCACACCAGCTTTACAATGTCCGATATTGTTAGGGGCAGATGTAGTCGTTCATTCGGCGACCAAGTATCTTGACGGTCAAGGTCGTTGTATTGGTGGGGCGCTTGTCACAGCAAATAAAAAGCTCCAGGAATCGTTTTTCTCGGCTCTTCGGAGTGCAGGTCCCGCGATGAGCCCGTTTAATGCGTGGGTATTTCACAAGGGGTTGGAAACGCTCCAGCTGAGAATGAAGGCCCATTCAGAAAATGCGATGAAAGTTGCGCAATGGCTGACACAACATCCTGCTGTAGATCGAGTGTATTACCCAGGACTCAAGGTGCATCCAGGTCACCATCTGGCTAAGAAACAGCAGTCGGCGTTTGGCGGTGTTCTTTCTTTTGAGGTGCGTGGTACTAGAGACCATGCCTGGCGAGTGATTGATAGCACTAAATGGCTATCTATTACCGCAAATCTGGGCGATGTTAAAACAACCATCACTCACCCAGCTACAACAACCCACGCCAGGATCACTGATGCACAGCGGGCCGCAGCAGGAATTCACGATAACCTGCTACGGATTTCAGTGGGGTTAGAGAACCCAACAGATATCATCGATGATTTGTCACTTGGGTTGTCGGACCACTAG
- a CDS encoding Lrp/AsnC family transcriptional regulator gives MDNIDRKILSLLQNDASLSISEIASQVNLSSTPCWKRIRRLEDEGIIRKRVALLDSDKIGGGIMVFISIKTNEHNQDWFNQFVTTVDEMSEVMGFYRLAGDVDYLMKVVVPDIASYNDFYLRLIDRLPLSNVTAGFVMEQIKDTTELPLPH, from the coding sequence ATGGATAACATAGACCGAAAAATTCTCTCCCTGCTTCAAAACGACGCCAGTCTCTCAATCAGTGAGATTGCCAGCCAAGTGAATCTGTCATCCACTCCCTGTTGGAAACGAATACGGCGGTTAGAAGATGAAGGCATTATCAGAAAAAGGGTCGCATTACTGGATAGCGACAAAATCGGCGGCGGAATTATGGTTTTTATATCAATCAAAACCAATGAACACAACCAAGACTGGTTCAACCAGTTTGTGACCACCGTGGACGAGATGTCGGAAGTCATGGGATTCTACCGGCTGGCAGGGGATGTGGACTATTTGATGAAAGTTGTGGTTCCCGATATTGCATCCTATAACGACTTCTATTTACGGCTTATTGATCGTCTGCCGCTGTCGAATGTCACGGCGGGGTTTGTAATGGAACAGATCAAAGACACGACAGAGTTGCCGCTACCTCATTGA
- a CDS encoding rhodanese-like domain-containing protein — MEKSNPQVCAASRAAAEPISIGARQAWSLMQAETSAKLIDTRSTMEHVMIGHPQGAIHIPWQDDPDWVDNPRFTENIKSLISNGEDKTDGGHSPPILLICRCGERSLEAGKRLMADGLENIYNVESGFEGPLDDKRRRRSVSGWRFDGLPWQQF, encoded by the coding sequence ATGGAAAAAAGCAACCCTCAAGTTTGCGCAGCATCCCGGGCAGCCGCGGAGCCGATTTCTATCGGCGCGAGACAGGCCTGGTCCCTGATGCAGGCTGAGACATCAGCCAAACTGATCGATACCCGGTCAACCATGGAACACGTCATGATTGGCCACCCGCAAGGGGCTATTCACATACCCTGGCAGGATGATCCTGATTGGGTGGACAATCCCAGGTTTACGGAAAACATCAAATCTTTGATTTCAAATGGCGAAGACAAGACAGACGGCGGGCACTCGCCACCGATCCTCTTGATCTGCCGTTGTGGGGAACGTTCTCTCGAGGCAGGCAAGCGTCTGATGGCAGACGGGCTTGAGAACATTTACAACGTTGAGTCCGGGTTCGAAGGACCACTTGATGACAAGCGGCGAAGACGCTCTGTTTCCGGCTGGCGGTTCGATGGTCTTCCCTGGCAACAGTTTTGA
- a CDS encoding thermonuclease family protein has protein sequence MTGTGQAAEPAHTFPDNGLLRVGDQLISLYGVSLPAPGQVCEGGDVPWPCGIIAWQTLDQQLLNTELNCVYLPLLRSSRGTTLTAECWIGEQNLNRWLVETGWALTVGDTESAYHADERLAQQNNVGLWRGGFIPPDTWRPARLEEDAACSVCTARHKSIIRTREKTRKLDEVAAP, from the coding sequence ATGACTGGAACAGGTCAAGCGGCAGAACCCGCCCATACTTTCCCCGACAACGGACTGCTTCGTGTCGGTGATCAGCTGATCTCGTTATACGGCGTCAGTCTCCCTGCGCCTGGTCAAGTGTGTGAGGGCGGTGATGTCCCGTGGCCGTGTGGAATAATCGCCTGGCAGACCCTTGACCAACAGCTCCTAAACACCGAGCTCAACTGTGTCTATCTGCCACTGCTGCGTTCCTCAAGGGGCACCACGCTGACTGCGGAATGCTGGATCGGTGAGCAAAATCTGAATCGCTGGCTGGTTGAAACCGGTTGGGCCTTAACCGTCGGCGATACCGAGAGTGCCTATCACGCAGACGAGCGCCTAGCCCAACAGAACAACGTCGGCCTATGGCGGGGTGGCTTTATTCCTCCTGACACGTGGCGCCCTGCCCGGCTAGAAGAGGATGCCGCCTGCAGTGTGTGCACGGCCCGACACAAAAGCATAATCCGCACACGCGAAAAAACACGAAAACTCGATGAAGTGGCCGCACCCTAA
- a CDS encoding ABC transporter ATP-binding protein — MDESIISFSNVSKRFGTVTAVNQASFDIYRGEFFSLLGPSGCGKTTLLRIVAGFETPTEGEILIDGQPMSTTPPNRRPVNMVFQNYAIFPHLDVRRNIAFGMRKSGLSKTDLNKRIDEVLELIKLPGYGSRGSEELSGGQRQRVALARALIKQPKVLLLDEPLGALDKKLREQMQIELRQLQQQLGITFLFVTHDQEEALTLSDRIAVMSEGEVMEIASPAELYESPSSRFVADFIGNMNFFEGQVVDSEAGNTTVTSKLLGTVTASQAEHKFSNGAAVWIAIRPEKLVPLFENPVNVAGYIEGRMGPSAYLGDRSHFYVHVDHRDDPVLVALQNLERSLDGLSRPNQPVWLTWSPDALVVLPRN; from the coding sequence ATGGACGAATCCATTATTTCATTCAGCAACGTCAGCAAACGTTTTGGTACCGTCACTGCTGTGAACCAAGCCAGTTTCGATATCTACCGCGGCGAGTTTTTTTCTTTGTTGGGTCCTTCGGGCTGCGGCAAGACCACACTACTCAGAATAGTTGCCGGTTTTGAGACGCCAACTGAAGGCGAAATCCTAATAGATGGTCAACCAATGTCGACAACACCACCTAACAGACGCCCGGTTAATATGGTATTCCAGAATTATGCGATCTTTCCTCATCTCGATGTGCGCAGGAACATTGCGTTCGGTATGCGCAAGTCTGGACTGTCTAAAACAGACCTGAACAAACGGATTGACGAAGTGCTGGAATTGATCAAATTACCGGGATACGGATCCCGTGGCTCAGAAGAACTCTCAGGTGGTCAAAGGCAACGCGTTGCTCTCGCTCGGGCGCTGATTAAGCAACCCAAAGTTCTGCTGCTTGATGAGCCGCTCGGCGCACTCGATAAAAAACTACGGGAACAGATGCAGATAGAACTGCGACAGTTACAGCAACAACTCGGCATTACGTTTCTTTTTGTTACTCACGACCAGGAAGAGGCTTTGACACTGTCAGACCGCATCGCTGTCATGTCTGAAGGCGAGGTCATGGAAATTGCGTCACCAGCGGAGTTGTACGAGTCGCCAAGTTCCCGGTTCGTTGCCGACTTTATCGGCAACATGAATTTCTTTGAGGGGCAGGTGGTCGACTCTGAAGCCGGGAATACCACCGTAACGAGTAAACTTCTTGGCACGGTCACTGCCTCACAGGCGGAACATAAATTTTCCAACGGCGCGGCAGTGTGGATTGCAATTCGCCCGGAAAAACTTGTGCCACTATTTGAGAACCCTGTAAATGTTGCCGGGTATATTGAGGGTCGCATGGGGCCTTCGGCATACCTTGGTGACCGGAGTCATTTTTATGTCCATGTCGATCATCGAGACGATCCAGTCCTTGTGGCACTGCAGAATCTGGAACGTTCACTTGACGGTCTTTCTCGTCCAAATCAACCGGTCTGGCTGACCTGGTCTCCCGATGCTCTGGTGGTGCTGCCGCGCAACTGA
- a CDS encoding ABC transporter permease, producing MSDQRPWWRPDGFLLYAIIYLTFIYLPVLFLPLFSFNSSKYIAFPLKGFTLKWYHQMVNSPSMLEALLNSIKVGLIVAIVSTILGLLAAKALTRYRLPGRGPVISFIMIPLVIPEIILAISLLILISQVDIPLSLWTVGFSHLLLCIPFAMLVLISRMEGFDNSLEEAALDLGENGWMTFWRVTFPIVLPGIVASLLLTFTISFDEFVLAFFLSSTDATLPIYIWSSLRFPTKIPAVLALGASIFVISFFVVSFAEWLRRRGVKLESTSGI from the coding sequence ATGAGTGACCAACGACCCTGGTGGCGTCCAGACGGCTTTTTACTTTACGCCATTATCTACCTGACATTTATCTACCTCCCAGTATTGTTCCTGCCGTTATTCTCCTTCAACAGTTCAAAGTACATCGCTTTTCCACTGAAAGGATTTACCCTGAAATGGTATCACCAGATGGTGAACAGTCCCAGTATGCTGGAAGCTCTACTCAACAGTATAAAGGTGGGCCTGATTGTTGCTATCGTCAGCACCATTCTCGGTTTACTGGCAGCTAAAGCGCTCACCCGCTACCGATTACCGGGGCGCGGACCAGTCATCAGTTTTATCATGATACCTCTCGTAATCCCCGAGATTATTCTGGCAATTTCACTGCTGATTCTCATCAGTCAAGTCGACATTCCCTTGTCACTATGGACAGTTGGTTTCTCACACTTGCTGCTATGCATACCGTTCGCGATGCTCGTCCTGATTTCGCGAATGGAGGGATTTGATAACAGCCTTGAAGAAGCGGCTTTGGATCTTGGAGAAAACGGTTGGATGACTTTCTGGCGCGTAACCTTCCCGATCGTTCTGCCAGGTATTGTCGCCAGCCTCTTGCTGACATTCACGATTTCCTTTGACGAATTTGTCCTCGCATTTTTTCTATCGAGCACCGACGCTACTCTTCCAATCTATATATGGAGTTCATTACGCTTCCCCACCAAGATACCAGCGGTGTTAGCGCTAGGGGCAAGTATATTTGTCATATCATTCTTCGTCGTCTCCTTTGCTGAATGGTTACGACGTCGCGGAGTAAAACTGGAAAGCACATCAGGAATCTGA
- a CDS encoding ABC transporter permease: MKTSSTTAPHHNSGFSLARLFQTSEAVRGYTLLSPTLLALLLGLAMPLAVLFTLSFWIQDYLDFIRTFSLKNYIDFFQKPIYGKILIKSIRMSGLVTLATVLLAYPMAYFIAFRVKNNKLLWLILITVPFWTSYLLRVFAWKIMLGYNGVINSGLKALGFISEPLAFLLYNPTSVVITLAHAWAAFAILPIYVSLEKIDRSLLEAARDLGENAWMTFLRVTLPLSLPGVIAASLLVFIPTVGDYVTPSLVGGPSGIMIGNIIQSMFGKALNWPLGAAISVISMLTVALMISLFLWGTQSFRRRVA; encoded by the coding sequence ATGAAGACCTCGAGCACTACTGCGCCCCATCACAATTCCGGATTCAGCCTAGCCCGGCTTTTTCAAACCAGCGAGGCAGTTCGTGGTTACACCCTGTTGTCGCCCACACTACTTGCGTTATTGCTGGGACTGGCGATGCCACTGGCGGTGTTGTTTACACTGAGCTTCTGGATCCAGGACTATCTGGATTTCATCCGAACTTTTTCACTGAAGAACTATATAGACTTCTTCCAGAAACCCATCTACGGAAAGATCCTGATCAAGTCTATTCGCATGTCGGGCCTGGTCACTCTGGCTACTGTACTCCTAGCCTACCCTATGGCCTATTTCATTGCCTTCAGAGTCAAGAACAATAAGCTGCTCTGGCTGATCCTGATCACTGTCCCGTTCTGGACCAGCTATCTGCTAAGGGTGTTTGCCTGGAAGATCATGCTGGGCTACAACGGCGTGATCAATTCTGGACTGAAAGCACTGGGATTTATATCAGAGCCCCTGGCCTTCCTGCTCTACAATCCGACCTCCGTTGTGATCACACTGGCTCATGCCTGGGCCGCATTTGCCATCCTGCCGATCTATGTGTCACTGGAGAAAATAGATCGTTCCCTACTCGAAGCGGCCCGCGATCTTGGCGAGAACGCTTGGATGACCTTTCTACGGGTCACTCTACCGTTATCGCTGCCTGGCGTAATTGCAGCAAGTCTGCTCGTATTCATACCAACAGTCGGTGACTATGTAACACCTTCTCTTGTCGGTGGGCCAAGCGGTATTATGATCGGTAACATTATCCAGTCGATGTTTGGTAAAGCCCTGAACTGGCCTTTAGGGGCGGCTATATCAGTCATATCGATGCTGACAGTCGCCCTAATGATCAGTCTATTTCTCTGGGGAACACAAAGTTTCCGAAGGCGAGTCGCATGA
- a CDS encoding extracellular solute-binding protein, with product MQKDQIIEELATGRMSRRQFNQKLIALGATMVTLPLGSKIASAASNDHPTVFTWEGWEVPELHQSYITKHGQSPNFAIFGDEEEAFAKMRAGFKVDLTQPCSYKVPIWKDAGILQPMDPSRLSNWSDIIPALKTIPGTFDGDKQYFIPTDWGLTSVLYRADLAPEYVGNETWGMLWDPKYKGRLSMADSLIDGVMVAAIYIGAKDPFNMTDAEMEKTRASLKEQLPLMRYYWTSPADIEQALASGELVAASAWNSSYAALKKEGLDVRYTSPKEGAMTWVCGFCLMTDHDPAKLDKIYEYIDAYASVESGVFALTEYGYGHGNMKAFAQVEKDQPGLLKELGYSINVSETLDAGIFQAPMGNEPALQAMFEEVKAGL from the coding sequence ATGCAAAAAGACCAGATTATCGAGGAACTTGCGACTGGCAGAATGAGCCGGCGGCAGTTCAACCAGAAACTTATTGCACTTGGCGCCACGATGGTAACCCTACCCTTAGGATCGAAAATAGCCAGCGCCGCCAGTAACGATCACCCGACTGTGTTTACTTGGGAGGGCTGGGAAGTACCCGAGTTGCATCAATCCTATATCACAAAACACGGTCAATCTCCCAACTTTGCCATCTTTGGTGACGAAGAAGAGGCTTTTGCCAAGATGCGGGCTGGATTTAAGGTTGACCTTACGCAGCCGTGCTCGTACAAGGTTCCAATCTGGAAAGATGCAGGCATTCTTCAGCCCATGGATCCCAGCCGTCTTTCGAATTGGTCCGACATTATCCCAGCCCTAAAAACAATCCCCGGCACCTTCGACGGCGACAAACAATACTTTATCCCAACGGACTGGGGACTGACGTCGGTCCTATATAGGGCTGACCTCGCACCAGAATATGTCGGTAATGAGACGTGGGGTATGCTTTGGGATCCCAAGTACAAGGGCCGCCTGTCAATGGCGGACAGTCTGATTGATGGTGTCATGGTCGCTGCTATCTATATCGGAGCGAAAGATCCCTTCAACATGACCGATGCTGAAATGGAAAAAACCCGTGCTTCACTCAAAGAACAGCTGCCATTGATGCGTTATTACTGGACCAGTCCTGCCGACATAGAACAGGCGCTAGCCTCCGGAGAATTGGTCGCAGCATCTGCGTGGAATTCATCATACGCGGCGCTCAAAAAAGAGGGTTTAGATGTGCGCTATACCAGTCCAAAGGAAGGCGCAATGACTTGGGTCTGTGGCTTCTGCCTGATGACTGACCATGATCCGGCCAAATTGGACAAAATTTATGAGTACATCGATGCCTACGCTAGCGTGGAATCAGGTGTATTTGCACTCACCGAATACGGCTATGGCCACGGCAACATGAAGGCATTCGCGCAAGTCGAGAAAGATCAGCCTGGCCTGCTCAAGGAGCTAGGCTACTCCATTAATGTAAGCGAGACCTTAGATGCGGGAATCTTCCAAGCCCCAATGGGTAACGAACCTGCTCTACAGGCCATGTTCGAAGAGGTTAAAGCAGGCCTCTAA
- a CDS encoding aspartate aminotransferase family protein, translating into MTQTQQSTADWQALDSAHFLHPFTNHKELHAKGARIIERADGVYLWDSDGNKILDAMAGLWCVNVGYGRQELVDAARKQMEILPYYNTFFQTATPPVIELSQLLSEVTPAGLNHAFFTNSGSEANDTVVRMARHYWASLGQPDKQVIISRKNAYHGSTMAGASLGGMPTMHAQGGLPIPDITHIGQPYWYQDGGSDSPDQHGLKVAQELEQKINELGEHRVAAFIAEPIQGAGGVVIPPDTYWPEISDICRRYQILLVADEVICGFGRTGKWFGSDYYNIQPDLMSIAKGLSSGYLPIAAVMVADHVSRVLIEEGGEFFHGMTYSGHPAACAVACANVRILRDEKIIERVDTVTGPYLQEKWKTLADHPLVGATRGLGFLGALELVKDKATRRRYDPAGETGTLCREACLRLGLVMRAVGDTMIISPPLIMSEAEIDEMMGKVTHALDETYATVGN; encoded by the coding sequence GTGACCCAAACGCAGCAATCAACCGCCGACTGGCAGGCTCTCGACAGCGCCCACTTTCTACATCCGTTTACAAATCACAAAGAGTTGCACGCCAAGGGTGCCCGGATCATTGAAAGGGCAGATGGCGTCTATCTCTGGGATTCAGATGGCAACAAGATTCTGGATGCGATGGCCGGATTATGGTGTGTCAATGTGGGTTACGGGCGTCAGGAACTGGTCGATGCAGCCCGAAAACAGATGGAGATTCTCCCGTACTACAACACTTTTTTTCAGACAGCCACGCCACCCGTAATAGAACTGTCTCAACTCCTGTCCGAGGTCACGCCAGCAGGTCTCAACCATGCTTTTTTCACCAATTCAGGCTCCGAAGCAAACGATACCGTGGTCCGGATGGCCCGACATTACTGGGCCTCACTCGGACAACCCGATAAACAGGTCATCATCAGCCGAAAGAATGCGTATCATGGCAGCACGATGGCCGGTGCAAGTCTGGGCGGCATGCCGACAATGCATGCCCAGGGCGGCCTGCCGATCCCGGATATCACCCATATCGGTCAGCCTTACTGGTACCAGGACGGTGGCTCTGACTCCCCGGACCAACACGGCCTTAAAGTCGCTCAAGAACTGGAACAAAAAATCAATGAGCTGGGGGAACACCGTGTCGCTGCTTTTATAGCCGAACCCATTCAGGGCGCCGGCGGTGTCGTCATACCACCGGATACCTACTGGCCGGAAATCAGTGATATCTGCCGTCGCTATCAGATTTTACTGGTGGCTGATGAAGTCATCTGCGGATTCGGCAGAACCGGCAAATGGTTTGGCAGTGACTACTACAACATCCAGCCGGACCTGATGTCCATTGCCAAGGGACTGTCTTCTGGCTATCTGCCCATTGCAGCCGTGATGGTGGCCGACCACGTGTCCCGGGTTCTGATCGAAGAAGGTGGCGAATTCTTCCACGGCATGACCTATTCCGGTCACCCTGCAGCCTGTGCGGTTGCCTGCGCAAACGTGCGAATTCTTCGCGACGAGAAAATTATCGAGCGTGTGGACACAGTAACAGGTCCCTACCTGCAGGAAAAATGGAAAACACTGGCTGATCACCCGCTGGTCGGGGCAACCCGAGGCCTTGGTTTTCTTGGCGCGCTCGAACTCGTCAAGGACAAAGCTACCCGCAGACGCTATGATCCTGCGGGTGAAACCGGTACGCTCTGTCGTGAAGCCTGCCTACGTCTTGGATTGGTGATGCGGGCCGTCGGTGATACCATGATCATCTCTCCACCACTGATCATGTCAGAGGCGGAAATCGACGAAATGATGGGGAAGGTCACTCACGCGCTCGATGAGACCTATGCCACAGTAGGCAACTAA